Proteins encoded together in one Agromyces sp. 3263 window:
- the rmuC gene encoding DNA recombination protein RmuC produces the protein MDLLALLIGLLVGAVLGGLAVAVWSSRRTPTAPVAEDPALIEARHQAQLAEVRVGEEAAKSLLREELAATQATAEALREQILAAQQQQRELIEQHRAEQQAREAREQAESRVLQALAPVKQSLTEMQSKVTQLESQRSLQHGELSQQLKSAAESEERLRSTAEALASALRSNSTRGVWGETQLRSVVEAAGLLERVDFDVQSSISSDSGHGRPDMVVRLPGGKSIAVDAKVPFNAYLEASQIPATATGAEAARRADFMKQHVQAVRAHITALGSKGYWNGLDASPELVIAFIPSESLVSAALETDPSIMEFAFSKRVALASPVTLWSVLKTVAFSWQQDVLTNEAKTLFDLSRELYSRLATTASHIEKLGRTIERSVKDYNAFVGSLERQVLPTARKLGALDESKVLAPLRGIEEAPRELTAFELVSGTGADLDPEIRRQLESPDAVARD, from the coding sequence ATGGACCTCCTCGCACTCCTCATCGGCCTCCTGGTCGGCGCCGTCCTCGGCGGCCTCGCGGTCGCCGTCTGGTCGTCGAGGCGCACGCCGACGGCGCCCGTCGCCGAAGACCCCGCGCTCATCGAGGCGCGCCACCAGGCGCAGCTCGCCGAGGTGCGCGTCGGCGAGGAGGCGGCGAAGTCGCTGCTCCGCGAGGAGCTCGCCGCCACCCAGGCCACCGCCGAGGCGCTGCGTGAGCAGATCCTCGCCGCCCAGCAGCAGCAGCGCGAGCTCATCGAGCAGCACCGCGCCGAGCAGCAGGCCCGCGAGGCGCGTGAGCAGGCCGAGAGCCGCGTGCTCCAGGCACTGGCTCCCGTGAAGCAGTCGCTCACCGAGATGCAGTCGAAGGTCACACAGCTCGAGTCGCAGCGCAGCCTCCAGCACGGCGAGCTGTCGCAGCAGTTGAAATCCGCCGCCGAGTCCGAGGAGCGGCTCCGCTCGACCGCCGAGGCGCTGGCCTCCGCACTGCGCTCCAACAGCACGCGAGGGGTCTGGGGTGAGACGCAGCTTCGCAGCGTGGTCGAGGCCGCGGGCCTCCTCGAGCGCGTCGACTTCGACGTGCAGTCCAGCATCTCGAGCGACTCCGGCCACGGGCGGCCCGACATGGTCGTGCGCCTGCCCGGCGGCAAGTCCATCGCCGTCGACGCCAAGGTGCCCTTCAACGCCTACCTCGAGGCCAGCCAGATCCCCGCGACCGCGACCGGGGCCGAGGCCGCCCGCCGCGCCGACTTCATGAAGCAGCACGTGCAGGCGGTGCGCGCGCACATCACGGCGCTCGGCTCCAAGGGCTACTGGAACGGGCTCGACGCCTCACCCGAGCTCGTCATCGCGTTCATCCCGAGCGAGTCGCTCGTCTCCGCCGCCCTCGAGACCGACCCGAGCATCATGGAGTTCGCCTTCTCGAAGCGCGTCGCCCTCGCCTCCCCCGTCACGCTCTGGTCGGTGCTGAAGACCGTGGCGTTCTCCTGGCAGCAGGACGTGCTGACCAACGAGGCCAAGACCCTGTTCGACCTGAGCCGCGAGCTCTACTCGCGGCTGGCCACCACGGCGAGCCACATCGAGAAGCTCGGTCGCACGATCGAGCGCAGCGTGAAGGACTACAACGCCTTCGTGGGCTCGCTCGAGCGCCAGGTGCTGCCGACCGCGCGCAAGCTCGGCGCCCTCGATGAGTCGAAGGTGCTCGCGCCCCTGCGGGGCATCGAGGAGGCGCCCCGTGAGCTCACCGCCTTCGAGCTCGTCTCGGGCACCGGCGCCGACCTCGACCCCGAGATCCGCCGACAGCTCGAGTCGCCCGACGCCGTCGCTCGCGACTGA
- a CDS encoding class I SAM-dependent methyltransferase gives MTDAPTPASGAAWAAASTPAPDPANAPGLVADPADPATVRSARSFGAAASVYHQSRPGYPVEAVAWLVGDAVRVLDLGAGTGKLTEALVALDREVIAVDPVEEMLEELEVAVPGVPRILGTAEDIPIEDDAVDAVVAGQAWHWFQPERAVPEIARVLKPGGMLGLVWNSRDTSVDWLRQAGELMHERHDASATFESYVQIGPPFGEIEEHTVRWSERMSRARFLDLVRSRSYFITAPAEEQAATIAALETLLATHPDLAGAEELAVPYMTRCFRARLG, from the coding sequence ATGACCGACGCACCCACGCCCGCATCCGGTGCCGCCTGGGCTGCGGCATCCACTCCCGCCCCTGACCCGGCGAACGCACCGGGGCTCGTCGCCGACCCGGCCGACCCCGCGACCGTGCGCAGTGCGCGCTCGTTCGGCGCCGCGGCATCCGTGTACCACCAGTCGCGGCCCGGCTACCCGGTCGAGGCGGTCGCCTGGCTCGTCGGCGACGCGGTGCGCGTGCTCGACCTCGGCGCAGGCACCGGCAAGCTCACCGAGGCGCTCGTCGCGCTCGACCGCGAGGTCATCGCCGTGGATCCGGTGGAGGAGATGCTCGAGGAGCTCGAGGTCGCCGTGCCGGGAGTGCCGCGCATCCTCGGCACGGCGGAGGACATCCCCATCGAGGACGACGCCGTCGACGCCGTGGTCGCCGGCCAGGCCTGGCATTGGTTCCAGCCCGAGCGCGCCGTGCCGGAGATCGCTCGAGTGCTGAAGCCGGGCGGCATGCTCGGGCTCGTCTGGAACAGCCGCGACACGAGCGTCGACTGGCTGCGCCAGGCCGGCGAGCTCATGCACGAGCGCCACGACGCGAGCGCCACGTTCGAGAGCTACGTGCAGATCGGGCCGCCGTTCGGCGAGATTGAGGAGCACACGGTGCGGTGGAGCGAGCGGATGTCGCGCGCGCGGTTCCTCGACCTCGTCCGGTCGCGCAGCTACTTCATCACGGCGCCGGCCGAGGAGCAGGCGGCCACGATCGCCGCCCTCGAGACGCTGCTCGCCACCCACCCCGACCTCGCGGGGGCCGAGGAGCTCGCGGTTCCCTACATGACCCGCTGCTTCCGCGCCCGCCTGGGCTGA
- a CDS encoding VOC family protein: MVDINDAFPGFSVHDVDAARTFYGDVLGLGVEDSMGGLRLTLPSGQGVFVYPKADHEPASFTILNFEVADLSRAVDDLNAAGVVTKIYTDPHSFGTDERGIAWGSKSGQGPDICWFRDPSGNVLSLIAQ, translated from the coding sequence ATAGTGGACATCAACGATGCGTTCCCGGGCTTCAGCGTGCACGACGTCGACGCGGCCCGGACGTTCTACGGCGACGTGCTCGGACTGGGGGTCGAGGACTCGATGGGCGGCCTGAGGCTGACGTTGCCGTCGGGCCAGGGCGTGTTCGTGTATCCGAAGGCCGATCACGAGCCCGCGTCGTTCACGATCCTGAACTTCGAGGTCGCCGACCTCTCGCGCGCGGTCGACGATCTGAACGCCGCCGGTGTCGTGACGAAGATCTACACCGACCCGCACTCGTTCGGCACCGATGAACGCGGCATCGCCTGGGGCTCGAAGTCGGGTCAAGGCCCGGACATCTGCTGGTTCCGCGACCCTTCGGGCAACGTGCTCAGCCTCATCGCGCAGTGA
- a CDS encoding exonuclease domain-containing protein encodes MPVDFTAIDFETANSSSASACSVGLVKVRDGRVVDRVHWYIRPPFPHNDFSEWNVRIHGITPQMVADAPGWAEHLPALREFAGHDVLVAHNAGFDMAVIAKTSEAVGVAVPDYRSLCSLQVARKTYHLESYRLPVAAMAAGFEDFSHHDALADAEACAAIVVHAAKRHEVDDLDGLAHVTRVRFGAIGPVATGEQRAMHGPMALQ; translated from the coding sequence GTGCCAGTGGACTTCACCGCGATCGACTTCGAGACCGCCAATTCGTCGAGCGCATCGGCCTGCTCGGTGGGGCTGGTGAAGGTTCGCGACGGGCGGGTGGTCGACCGGGTGCACTGGTACATCCGCCCGCCGTTCCCGCACAACGACTTCTCGGAGTGGAACGTCCGCATCCACGGCATCACGCCGCAGATGGTGGCGGATGCCCCCGGCTGGGCCGAGCACCTGCCCGCGCTGCGCGAGTTCGCCGGGCACGACGTGCTCGTGGCCCACAACGCCGGGTTCGACATGGCCGTGATCGCGAAGACCTCCGAGGCGGTCGGCGTGGCCGTGCCCGACTATCGCTCGCTCTGCAGCCTGCAGGTCGCCCGCAAGACGTATCACCTCGAGTCGTACCGGCTGCCCGTCGCGGCGATGGCCGCCGGCTTCGAGGACTTCTCGCACCACGACGCGCTCGCCGACGCCGAGGCGTGCGCCGCGATCGTGGTGCACGCCGCGAAGCGCCACGAGGTCGACGACCTCGACGGCCTCGCGCACGTGACGCGTGTGCGGTTCGGGGCGATCGGTCCCGTCGCCACGGGCGAGCAGCGGGCGATGCACGGCCCGATGGCGCTGCAGTAG
- a CDS encoding nuclear transport factor 2 family protein gives MTDLPPPVAEAFAATNARDLARFVAAFDDDGVIDDWGREFRGAEEIAEWSRRESIGVQQTFSVTDVRVGGSGEGDERTDEPRDVVVLADVGGGGFNGPSTFTFRLTPDGTAIERMAITA, from the coding sequence ATGACCGACCTGCCCCCACCGGTGGCGGAGGCGTTCGCCGCCACCAACGCCCGCGATCTCGCCCGCTTCGTCGCCGCCTTCGACGACGACGGCGTCATCGACGACTGGGGCCGCGAGTTCCGCGGTGCCGAGGAGATCGCCGAGTGGAGCCGCCGCGAGTCGATCGGCGTGCAGCAGACCTTCTCGGTCACCGACGTCCGGGTGGGCGGGAGCGGCGAAGGCGACGAACGTACCGACGAACCGCGCGACGTCGTCGTGCTCGCCGACGTCGGCGGCGGCGGGTTCAACGGCCCGTCCACCTTCACCTTCCGGCTGACGCCCGACGGGACGGCCATCGAGCGCATGGCGATCACGGCATGA
- a CDS encoding CHAT domain-containing protein encodes MEGRTMTPALAAIGARGAVRVVGAPDAGGWAFPTDGRELARAGLVGTGGDAPVLLLVLDPAVDLRRVVVFVRLGDLLCTFRPTGDDRDALEVALPFRVGGAVGLVVAVECATEAEAEELARRYDAARAEVEAGPPPVGAEPPGDAAAAEPAPDAAVPPVEAAPPPLSRSIPFPAPAPAPSVPAPAPAPAPAPGPVVSGGGGPAPEEPPTPRTLAHVHAEMPRRVAVDAPVEVRFRLSRRRLEASAGTSSTTQSIRIDAARDLSVTIALRGFRLVGDDETIAVRLPRAEAEVAEHRFRVVAPFPGNGEVSLVVRQGADLPLATLRLCAEIVAADAGPELSPAGVAAEVVEPDPELVALPSIRIDESIVGTDSTLRIRVAIGGEARECTTHLADKGDLIARTYRRIGGIRSELGDLLDRDARARHGTRRLRELGMGLARALFSAEVLEFLWDAADDPADPLDGLIVQTAGELDIPWEIVHLPPPAGVEDDGRPRFLSAYGLTRWVYDTAHPTELAVAPDRVRFVCPDYADQRLRLTHTSEERGFLERRFSATTIDPDDADGIAGLMRDGFDLLHFAGHGRWSDGTPAAQELLLAAFSETEDLPLARYSDGELRRDLPDRGPADAAATGPFVFLNACDIGRLPSGPASLGGFPEAFLRGGAAAFVGCSWAVGDDPASTFVEAFYLALADDDATIADATRAARAAARADADLSELAYAVYAHPRAHIRVEQPAAPAPTPPHQPIPEGPNP; translated from the coding sequence CGATCGGCGCGCGTGGCGCCGTGCGGGTCGTGGGCGCACCGGATGCCGGGGGCTGGGCGTTCCCCACCGACGGACGCGAGCTCGCCCGAGCCGGTCTCGTGGGCACCGGCGGCGACGCACCCGTGCTGCTGCTCGTGCTCGATCCCGCCGTCGACCTGCGCCGGGTGGTGGTGTTCGTGCGGCTCGGCGACCTGCTCTGCACGTTCCGGCCGACGGGCGACGACCGCGACGCGCTCGAGGTGGCGCTGCCGTTCCGCGTCGGCGGTGCCGTCGGGCTCGTCGTCGCCGTCGAGTGCGCGACCGAGGCCGAGGCCGAGGAGCTGGCCCGACGGTACGACGCCGCGCGCGCCGAGGTCGAAGCGGGGCCGCCCCCGGTCGGGGCCGAGCCGCCTGGGGATGCGGCGGCCGCCGAGCCGGCGCCCGATGCCGCGGTGCCCCCGGTCGAAGCGGCGCCGCCGCCGTTGTCGCGGTCGATCCCGTTTCCCGCGCCCGCGCCCGCGCCGTCCGTCCCCGCCCCAGCACCTGCACCCGCACCGGCTCCAGGGCCCGTCGTCAGCGGCGGCGGCGGTCCGGCCCCGGAGGAACCCCCGACGCCGCGCACCCTGGCGCACGTGCACGCCGAGATGCCGCGGCGCGTCGCCGTCGACGCCCCAGTCGAGGTGCGGTTCCGGCTCAGCAGGCGCCGGCTCGAGGCATCCGCCGGCACCAGCAGCACGACCCAGTCGATCCGCATCGACGCCGCACGCGACCTCTCCGTGACCATCGCCCTGCGCGGATTCCGCCTCGTGGGCGACGACGAGACGATCGCCGTGCGCCTTCCGCGGGCGGAGGCCGAGGTCGCCGAGCACCGCTTCCGCGTCGTCGCACCGTTCCCGGGCAACGGCGAGGTCTCGCTCGTGGTGCGCCAGGGCGCCGATCTCCCCCTCGCGACCCTGCGGCTCTGCGCCGAGATCGTGGCGGCCGACGCGGGGCCCGAACTGTCGCCGGCCGGCGTCGCGGCCGAGGTCGTCGAACCCGACCCCGAGCTCGTGGCGCTGCCGAGCATCCGCATCGACGAGTCGATCGTCGGCACCGACTCGACCCTGCGCATCCGCGTCGCGATCGGCGGCGAGGCGCGCGAGTGCACGACCCACCTGGCCGACAAGGGCGACCTCATCGCCCGCACGTACCGGCGCATCGGCGGCATCCGGTCGGAGCTCGGCGACCTGCTCGATCGCGACGCGCGCGCGAGGCACGGCACGCGGCGACTGCGCGAGCTCGGCATGGGCCTCGCGCGGGCGTTGTTCAGCGCCGAGGTGCTCGAGTTCCTGTGGGATGCCGCCGACGACCCGGCCGACCCGCTCGACGGGCTGATCGTGCAGACCGCCGGCGAGCTCGACATCCCGTGGGAGATCGTGCATCTGCCCCCGCCCGCCGGCGTCGAGGACGACGGTCGCCCGCGCTTCCTGAGCGCCTACGGGCTCACCCGCTGGGTGTACGACACCGCACACCCCACGGAACTCGCCGTGGCACCCGACCGGGTGCGCTTCGTGTGCCCCGACTACGCCGATCAGCGGCTGCGGCTCACGCACACCTCCGAGGAGCGCGGCTTCCTCGAGCGACGGTTCTCGGCGACCACGATCGACCCCGACGACGCCGACGGCATCGCGGGGCTCATGCGCGACGGCTTCGACCTGCTGCACTTCGCCGGCCACGGCCGGTGGAGCGACGGCACCCCGGCGGCGCAGGAGCTGCTGCTCGCCGCGTTCAGCGAGACCGAGGACCTGCCGCTCGCGCGCTACTCCGACGGCGAGCTGCGTCGCGACCTGCCCGATCGCGGGCCGGCGGATGCCGCGGCGACGGGCCCGTTCGTCTTCCTGAACGCCTGCGACATCGGCCGCCTGCCCTCGGGCCCGGCGTCGCTCGGCGGGTTCCCCGAGGCCTTCCTGCGCGGCGGCGCGGCCGCGTTCGTCGGCTGCTCGTGGGCGGTCGGCGACGACCCCGCGTCCACGTTCGTCGAGGCCTTCTACCTCGCGCTCGCCGACGACGACGCCACGATCGCGGATGCGACGCGCGCGGCGCGTGCCGCAGCCCGCGCCGACGCGGACCTCTCGGAGCTCGCGTACGCCGTGTACGCGCACCCGCGCGCGCACATCCGCGTCGAGCAGCCGGCCGCGCCGGCACCGACCCCGCCCCATCAGCCGATCCCGGAAGGACCGAACCCATGA
- a CDS encoding caspase family protein produces the protein MNAARPPSPSAPPPPATASPAPPSAAPSAERGAPTLTAAALAGLRPHVITLEDGRLAEGAASTAQTVKDFRTTAADIDEIFSTHLPAFVAAHQPGPVPIALYAHGGLVDKESGFAIAEHQVAWWKENGVYPIHFVWETGLGTAIWDSLRRWASGGRRGWADEAKDGFLEVAARLLGGGGIWNDMKVDAAAASVKGGGAQQFVRALGKWMTEHPGEVEVHAIGHSAGSIFHSHLLPAALEADVPAIASLNLLAPAVRVDTFSKLLMPHARSGKIERVAIFTMDDEAERADTCVRIYNKSLLYLVSASFEPQKATPILGMAKFLLRDVDLAEFFQGPAPKGELVLAPHAVGLRTASTATSHGGFDNDGPTMESVARRIAGVTDVTPFPAGQARAVLPWPEFEDLPSPTGGSRSAETPSAPGLPAAPGTGARRALCIGVDAYPDEGDRLHGCVADAHAWAEALRGEQFEVTELTDAAATRDEILRGILELVSSAVPGDVLAVQYSGHGTFVPDLDGDEDDGDESKDEALCPVDFRAAGRLIIDDDLARIWDVIPEGVSLTAFFDSCHSGSANRAPRVDLTPIGDALPRSVELTREDEAAYRADRGVGTGSTEPDPVRDAAIARVLGSETVTPAAPRAAGVRREVLFSACRATEVAWESNGQGDFTRRALPLLATGAGAVSNRDFVRSVVEEFGQNRRQTPEFHGDEVLGGRILLGTASASAVAADGAPQPDGAPQPDGAPQPGGVPQPGGVPQPGGVPQLLAPTDGKSPLAALPAASDQRTAAVIAILRATADLLET, from the coding sequence ATGAACGCCGCACGCCCGCCGAGCCCGTCCGCTCCCCCGCCGCCCGCGACGGCCTCGCCCGCACCGCCGTCGGCCGCGCCGTCCGCGGAACGCGGCGCCCCGACCCTGACGGCCGCCGCCCTCGCCGGCCTGAGGCCCCATGTGATCACCCTCGAGGACGGCAGGCTCGCCGAGGGCGCGGCCTCCACCGCGCAGACCGTGAAGGACTTCCGCACCACCGCGGCCGACATCGACGAGATCTTCTCGACGCACCTTCCCGCCTTCGTCGCCGCGCACCAGCCCGGCCCGGTGCCGATCGCGCTCTACGCCCACGGCGGACTCGTCGACAAGGAGTCGGGCTTCGCGATCGCCGAGCACCAGGTCGCGTGGTGGAAGGAGAACGGCGTCTACCCGATCCACTTCGTGTGGGAGACCGGACTGGGCACGGCGATCTGGGATTCGCTGCGCCGCTGGGCGTCGGGCGGCCGCCGGGGCTGGGCCGACGAGGCGAAGGACGGATTCCTCGAGGTGGCCGCACGGCTGCTCGGCGGCGGCGGGATCTGGAACGACATGAAGGTCGACGCGGCCGCGGCATCCGTGAAGGGCGGCGGCGCGCAGCAGTTCGTGCGCGCCCTCGGCAAGTGGATGACCGAGCACCCCGGCGAGGTCGAGGTGCACGCCATCGGCCACAGCGCAGGGTCGATCTTCCACTCGCACCTGCTGCCGGCCGCGCTCGAAGCGGATGTCCCGGCGATCGCCTCGCTCAACCTGCTGGCGCCCGCGGTGCGGGTCGACACCTTCTCGAAACTCCTCATGCCGCACGCCCGCAGCGGCAAGATCGAGCGTGTCGCGATCTTCACCATGGACGACGAGGCCGAGCGCGCCGACACGTGCGTGCGCATCTACAACAAGTCGCTGCTCTACCTGGTCTCGGCATCGTTCGAGCCGCAGAAGGCGACGCCGATCCTCGGCATGGCGAAGTTCCTCCTGCGCGACGTGGACCTCGCGGAGTTCTTCCAGGGGCCGGCCCCCAAGGGCGAGCTCGTGCTGGCGCCGCACGCCGTCGGCCTGCGCACGGCGAGCACCGCGACCTCGCACGGCGGCTTCGACAACGACGGCCCGACGATGGAGAGCGTCGCCCGCCGCATCGCCGGCGTCACCGACGTGACGCCCTTCCCGGCGGGGCAGGCGCGGGCGGTCCTGCCTTGGCCGGAGTTCGAGGACCTGCCGTCGCCGACCGGGGGTTCGCGCTCCGCGGAGACGCCGAGTGCGCCCGGCCTCCCGGCCGCTCCCGGGACGGGTGCACGCCGCGCGCTGTGCATCGGCGTCGACGCGTATCCCGACGAGGGCGACCGCCTGCACGGCTGCGTGGCCGACGCGCACGCGTGGGCCGAGGCGCTGCGCGGCGAGCAGTTCGAGGTGACCGAGCTGACGGATGCCGCGGCCACCCGCGACGAGATCCTCCGCGGCATCCTCGAACTCGTCAGCAGCGCCGTGCCGGGTGACGTGCTGGCGGTGCAGTACTCGGGGCACGGCACGTTCGTCCCCGACCTCGACGGCGACGAGGACGACGGCGACGAGTCGAAGGACGAGGCCCTGTGCCCTGTGGACTTCCGCGCGGCGGGCCGCCTCATCATCGACGACGACCTGGCCCGCATCTGGGACGTGATCCCCGAGGGCGTCAGCCTCACGGCGTTCTTCGACAGCTGCCATTCGGGCTCGGCGAACCGGGCGCCGCGCGTCGACCTCACGCCGATCGGCGATGCCCTCCCGCGCTCGGTCGAGCTCACCCGGGAGGACGAGGCCGCGTACCGCGCCGACCGAGGTGTCGGCACGGGGTCGACGGAGCCGGATCCGGTGCGGGATGCCGCGATCGCGCGCGTGCTCGGGTCGGAGACGGTCACCCCCGCCGCCCCGCGTGCCGCCGGGGTGCGCCGCGAGGTGCTGTTCAGCGCGTGCCGCGCCACCGAGGTCGCCTGGGAGTCGAACGGGCAGGGCGACTTCACGCGGCGGGCGCTGCCGCTGCTCGCCACGGGCGCCGGCGCCGTCTCGAACAGGGACTTCGTACGATCCGTGGTCGAGGAGTTCGGCCAGAACCGCCGCCAGACGCCCGAGTTCCACGGCGACGAGGTGCTCGGCGGGCGCATCCTGCTCGGCACGGCGAGCGCGTCGGCCGTGGCTGCCGATGGCGCTCCGCAGCCCGACGGCGCTCCGCAGCCCGACGGCGCTCCGCAGCCCGGCGGCGTGCCGCAGCCCGGCGGCGTGCCGCAGCCCGGCGGCGTGCCGCAGCTGCTCGCGCCGACCGACGGCAAGTCCCCGCTCGCAGCGCTCCCCGCGGCATCCGACCAGCGCACCGCCGCGGTCATCGCGATCCTCCGCGCGACCGCCGACCTGCTGGAGACCTGA
- the glpX gene encoding class II fructose-bisphosphatase, with the protein MVSTDTATLFLHPDRNIALELVRATEAAAIRSSPWIGRGDKLAADGAAVDAMRAFLGTVNFDGVVVIGEGEKDAAPMLFNGERVGNGRGPACDIAVDPIDGTSLTAAGRQNALSVIAVADRGTMLDASSVFYMDKIVTDASGIGVVDIRNPIGENLRALAAAKGKEVGELRVAVLNRPRHEQLIADIRAAGAGTRLISDGDVAGGINAARYESRIDMCVGIGGSPEGITTACAIKALGGFMQGRLAPKDDAERARGEAAGLDCDQVYELDDLVRSDNTFFVATGVTDGELVDGVRRKGPIIRTESIVLRGRSGTIRRIVADHHVEKWLDKTDR; encoded by the coding sequence ATGGTGAGCACCGATACGGCAACCCTGTTCCTGCACCCCGACCGCAACATCGCGCTCGAGCTCGTGCGAGCGACCGAGGCGGCCGCGATCCGCTCCTCCCCCTGGATCGGACGCGGCGACAAGCTCGCCGCCGACGGAGCCGCGGTCGACGCCATGCGCGCCTTCCTCGGCACCGTCAACTTCGACGGCGTCGTCGTCATCGGCGAGGGCGAGAAGGACGCGGCCCCCATGCTCTTCAACGGCGAGCGGGTCGGCAACGGCCGTGGCCCCGCCTGCGACATCGCGGTCGACCCGATCGACGGCACCTCGCTCACCGCCGCGGGGCGCCAGAACGCGCTCTCGGTCATCGCGGTGGCCGACCGCGGCACGATGCTCGACGCGTCATCCGTCTTCTACATGGACAAGATCGTGACGGATGCCTCGGGCATCGGCGTCGTCGACATCCGCAACCCCATCGGGGAGAACCTGCGCGCGCTCGCCGCGGCGAAGGGCAAGGAGGTCGGCGAGCTCCGCGTCGCCGTGCTCAACCGCCCGCGCCACGAGCAGCTCATCGCCGACATCCGCGCGGCCGGCGCCGGCACGCGCCTCATCAGCGACGGCGACGTCGCGGGCGGCATCAACGCCGCGCGCTACGAGTCGCGCATCGACATGTGCGTCGGCATCGGCGGCAGCCCGGAGGGCATCACCACGGCGTGCGCGATCAAGGCGCTCGGCGGGTTCATGCAGGGCCGACTCGCCCCGAAGGACGACGCCGAGCGGGCGCGCGGCGAGGCGGCAGGGCTCGACTGCGACCAGGTCTACGAGCTCGACGACCTCGTGCGCAGCGACAACACGTTCTTCGTCGCGACCGGCGTGACCGACGGCGAGCTCGTCGACGGCGTGCGGCGCAAGGGACCGATCATCCGCACCGAGAGCATCGTGCTGCGCGGTCGGTCGGGCACGATCCGCCGTATCGTCGCCGATCACCACGTCGAGAAATGGCTCGACAAGACCGACCGCTGA
- a CDS encoding MFS transporter has translation MTDATTLPRALRPFSSGQYRLLVAALAASLLSAGAWLVASVWQVVELGGSPIDLSYVAVGSSLGLVLAVLIGGVAADRIPQRRILIVVEIVRGLAFAVAAVLAATGVIEVWHIAVLSFVLGLADGFFYPAYSAWLPAILPAGQLLAANGIEGVLRPAVMQAAGPALASLLIAVQAPWLAFAAVAVLQVVAAVVLAVMRTTPVRRDLDEVRAHPVRQSFIDLRDGFAYLLRTRWLFATLVFSIVLVFLIMGPIEVLLPFAVKDQTGGGAGAFALALGAFGLGGAVGSLTVASLRLPRRYLTLMILAWGVGCVPLAIIGLTSWLWVMVIALFIVGVLFDGAQVVWGTLLQRRVPPSMLGRVSSLDFFVSLALMPISMAVAGPVGEAIGLAPAFLIAGLVPPFLAFATLALARLKDDELAHPLDGHADVDAVTGAEAAAGFEAPADEPHPRAPADEPLRE, from the coding sequence ATGACCGACGCGACCACGCTGCCGCGCGCCCTTCGCCCGTTCTCGTCGGGCCAGTACCGCCTGCTCGTCGCGGCGCTCGCCGCGTCGCTGCTCTCGGCCGGAGCGTGGCTCGTCGCATCCGTGTGGCAGGTCGTCGAGCTCGGCGGTTCGCCCATCGACCTGTCGTACGTGGCGGTCGGGTCGAGCCTGGGCCTGGTGCTCGCCGTGCTCATCGGCGGCGTCGCGGCCGACCGCATCCCGCAGCGGCGCATCCTCATCGTCGTCGAGATCGTCCGCGGGCTCGCGTTCGCCGTCGCCGCGGTGCTCGCGGCGACCGGGGTGATCGAGGTATGGCACATCGCCGTGCTCTCGTTCGTGCTCGGCCTCGCCGACGGCTTCTTCTATCCGGCGTACTCCGCGTGGCTGCCGGCGATCCTGCCGGCCGGGCAGCTGCTCGCCGCGAACGGCATCGAGGGCGTGCTCCGCCCCGCGGTGATGCAGGCGGCCGGCCCCGCACTCGCGAGCCTGCTCATCGCCGTGCAGGCGCCGTGGCTCGCGTTCGCAGCCGTCGCCGTGCTGCAGGTGGTCGCCGCGGTCGTGCTCGCCGTGATGCGCACGACCCCCGTGCGCCGCGACCTCGACGAGGTAAGGGCGCATCCGGTGCGCCAGTCGTTCATCGACCTGCGCGACGGGTTCGCCTACCTGTTGCGGACCCGATGGCTGTTCGCCACGCTCGTGTTCTCGATCGTCCTGGTCTTCCTCATCATGGGGCCGATCGAGGTGCTCCTGCCGTTCGCCGTGAAAGACCAGACGGGCGGCGGCGCCGGCGCGTTCGCCCTGGCGCTCGGCGCCTTCGGCCTGGGCGGCGCGGTGGGCTCGCTGACCGTCGCGTCACTGCGACTGCCGCGCCGCTACCTCACGCTCATGATCCTGGCGTGGGGCGTCGGCTGCGTGCCGCTCGCGATCATCGGGCTCACCTCATGGCTGTGGGTCATGGTGATCGCCCTGTTCATCGTCGGCGTGCTGTTCGACGGTGCCCAGGTCGTCTGGGGCACGCTGCTGCAGCGGCGGGTGCCGCCCTCGATGCTGGGCCGGGTCTCGAGCCTCGACTTCTTCGTCTCGCTCGCGCTCATGCCCATCTCGATGGCGGTCGCCGGTCCCGTCGGTGAGGCGATCGGGCTCGCGCCGGCGTTCCTCATCGCCGGGCTGGTGCCGCCGTTCCTCGCGTTCGCCACGCTGGCGCTGGCACGGCTGAAGGACGACGAGCTGGCGCATCCGCTCGACGGCCACGCCGACGTCGACGCCGTGACCGGAGCCGAGGCGGCGGCCGGGTTCGAAGCGCCGGCGGACGAACCGCATCCGCGTGCGCCGGCCGACGAGCCGCTCCGCGAGTGA